The following coding sequences lie in one Palaemon carinicauda isolate YSFRI2023 chromosome 7, ASM3689809v2, whole genome shotgun sequence genomic window:
- the LOC137644569 gene encoding uncharacterized protein, with product MDSRIGTFPQFQCRFAHIHIDVVCPLPTSQEHGYLLTVIDHPTRWPEALTTQTVTSASWTSTLLSEWIATFGIPEHITSDKNTTLPSQLWTSLVNLLGVTLHQTTAYNPTDKRTVEQFNHPQSSSHIPQ from the coding sequence atGGATTCAAGaataggcacctttcctcaatttcagtgtcgttttgcccacattcacatcgacgtagtATGCCCATTACCGACATCACAAGAACACGGTTATCTACTTACCGTCATTGATCaccccactcgttggcctgaagccctcaCCACGCAAACTGTAACATCCGCTTCATGGACATCCACCTTACTGTCAGAGTGGATAGCGACATTTGGTATCCCCGAGCACATTACTTCTGACAAGAATACCACTCTcccctctcagttgtggacatcactAGTGAATCTCCTGGgggtcaccctacatcagacaaccgcctataaCCCTACAGACAAAAGAACGGTTGAACAATTTAATCACCCTCAAAGTAGCTCTCATATCCCGCAGTAA